A region from the Cellvibrio sp. PSBB006 genome encodes:
- a CDS encoding ABC transporter ATP-binding protein: MQNAIEFNQVCKRYPEFYLDHLDLHLPVGQVMGLVGVNGAGKSTMLRLVMGLIQPDAGSVSVLGYRLPEHQVSAKENIGYAAEDMRLYGAENLRWHMRFIQSIFSSWDPLYAEHLLKKFDMNAEQKTRGYSHGQRVKASLILLLARRPRLVILDEPTTGLDPVSRYEVLSELAEILRDENRSVLFSSHSTQDVEQLSDSITFLHKGKTLACQDKETYIEGWRRVLCSGTLNQSLNLPGIAELKSNGSLHEIKIRGFDETMLAKLSAHGLQVSQVERMTLEQIFIASVREVAKQ, encoded by the coding sequence ATGCAAAACGCCATCGAATTTAATCAGGTCTGTAAACGTTATCCGGAGTTTTATCTGGATCATCTCGATTTGCACCTGCCTGTTGGTCAGGTGATGGGACTGGTCGGTGTGAACGGCGCCGGTAAATCCACGATGCTCCGTTTGGTGATGGGCTTAATCCAGCCGGATGCAGGCAGCGTTAGTGTGTTGGGATATCGCCTGCCGGAACATCAAGTATCGGCAAAGGAAAATATTGGTTACGCTGCCGAAGATATGCGTTTGTACGGAGCGGAAAATCTGCGTTGGCACATGCGCTTTATCCAATCGATTTTCTCTTCGTGGGACCCACTTTATGCAGAGCATCTATTAAAAAAATTCGACATGAATGCCGAGCAAAAAACCAGGGGTTATTCACACGGTCAGCGCGTTAAAGCGAGTTTGATTTTATTGCTGGCGCGGCGCCCGCGTCTGGTGATTCTGGATGAGCCTACGACCGGGCTGGACCCGGTATCACGGTACGAAGTCTTATCTGAGCTAGCCGAAATTCTGCGCGATGAAAATCGCAGCGTTTTATTTTCCTCGCACAGTACCCAGGATGTCGAGCAGCTATCAGATTCGATTACCTTTCTACATAAGGGAAAAACCCTGGCCTGTCAGGACAAGGAAACCTACATCGAAGGTTGGCGCAGGGTGTTGTGTTCAGGCACGCTCAATCAGTCACTGAATTTACCCGGCATCGCAGAATTGAAAAGTAATGGTTCGCTGCATGAGATTAAAATCAGGGGATTTGACGAGACCATGCTTGCCAAACTCAGTGCGCACGGGCTCCAGGTGTCACAGGTTGAGCGGATGACCTTGGAGCAAATTTTTATCGCAAGTGTGAGGGAGGTAGCGAAACAATGA
- a CDS encoding GntR family transcriptional regulator — translation MTEALFLSQNDSRPMYLQIMEQIKQKVRAGDWPAGHPLPSIRELSVVTKVSVITVKRAYTELEQEGVIVTQAGRGSFVADSADLTTELTKAELEKTLDSFISGMRRLGLSDTEIMAQLKKALGRVR, via the coding sequence GTGACCGAAGCATTATTTCTTTCGCAGAATGATAGTCGGCCCATGTATCTGCAGATCATGGAGCAAATAAAGCAAAAGGTTCGTGCGGGCGATTGGCCGGCAGGGCATCCCTTGCCTTCAATTCGGGAGCTGAGTGTTGTCACCAAGGTGAGTGTGATTACGGTTAAGCGTGCATATACCGAGCTGGAACAGGAAGGTGTGATAGTGACCCAGGCCGGGCGCGGATCGTTTGTGGCAGACAGCGCCGACTTAACCACCGAATTAACGAAAGCCGAACTGGAGAAGACCTTGGACAGTTTTATTAGCGGTATGAGGCGGTTGGGTCTGAGCGATACGGAAATCATGGCGCAGCTAAAAAAAGCGTTAGGCAGAGTTCGCTAG